Proteins from one Stenotrophomonas aracearum genomic window:
- the phhA gene encoding phenylalanine 4-monooxygenase — METATAPRRVEHQQTDKGYVPVYTTAVVEQPWESYSADDHATWSTLYQRQRELLEGRASREFLQAQDEMGMNAHMIPRFDQLNEVLGAATGWTLVGVEGLLPELDFFDHLANRRFPVTWWIRRPDQIDYIAEPDMFHDLFGHVPLLMNPVFADYMAAYGRGGVKAHAIGPEALQHLTRLYWYTVEFGLINTPEGLRIYGAGIVSSKGESLYSLESAAPNRIGFDLERIMRTKYRIDTFQKTYFVIDSYEQLMEATSPDFTPIYAALEAQEHLPAGDVQDGDRVFQKGTGEGWADGGDV; from the coding sequence ATGGAAACCGCCACCGCCCCGCGCCGCGTCGAACACCAGCAGACCGACAAGGGCTACGTGCCGGTGTACACCACCGCCGTGGTGGAACAACCGTGGGAGAGCTACAGCGCCGACGACCACGCCACCTGGAGCACCCTGTACCAGCGCCAGCGTGAGCTGCTCGAGGGCCGTGCCAGCCGGGAGTTCCTGCAGGCGCAGGACGAGATGGGCATGAACGCGCACATGATTCCGCGCTTCGACCAGCTCAACGAAGTGCTGGGCGCCGCCACCGGCTGGACCCTGGTAGGCGTTGAAGGCCTGCTGCCGGAACTGGATTTCTTCGACCACCTGGCCAACCGCCGCTTCCCGGTGACCTGGTGGATCCGCCGTCCCGACCAGATCGACTACATCGCCGAACCGGACATGTTCCACGACCTGTTCGGCCACGTACCGCTGCTGATGAACCCGGTGTTCGCCGACTACATGGCCGCCTACGGCCGTGGCGGCGTCAAAGCCCACGCCATCGGCCCCGAAGCGCTGCAGCACCTCACCCGCCTGTACTGGTACACGGTGGAGTTCGGCCTGATCAACACGCCGGAAGGCCTGCGCATCTACGGGGCCGGCATCGTCTCGTCCAAGGGCGAGTCGCTGTACTCGCTGGAATCGGCCGCGCCGAACCGGATCGGGTTCGACCTGGAGCGGATCATGCGCACCAAGTACCGCATCGATACGTTCCAGAAGACCTACTTCGTCATCGACAGCTACGAGCAGTTGATGGAGGCCACCTCGCCGGACTTCACGCCGATCTATGCGGCACTGGAAGCCCAGGAACACCTGCCGGCCGGTGACGTGCAGGACGGCGACCGCGTGTTCCAGAAGGGCACCGGTGAGGGCTGGGCGGACGGCGGCGACGTCTGA
- a CDS encoding Lrp/AsnC family transcriptional regulator, with translation MSGDNQFDRTDLRLLAEIQQHGRATNAELAARVNLSPSACLRRVQRLETEGVIEGYGARLEPRRIGLGLQAFVRVQLEKHDQHAIGVFAESVVEWDEVVACHALTGDMDYLLHIYVRDLEHFSSFLLDKLLNAAGVADVNSSFVLRTVKDFRALPLSQLE, from the coding sequence ATGTCCGGGGATAACCAGTTCGACCGCACGGATCTGCGTCTCCTGGCGGAGATCCAGCAACACGGCCGCGCCACCAACGCCGAACTGGCGGCGCGGGTGAACCTGTCCCCGTCGGCCTGCCTGCGGCGGGTCCAGCGGCTGGAAACCGAAGGGGTGATCGAAGGTTACGGCGCGCGCCTGGAGCCCCGGCGGATCGGCCTGGGCCTGCAGGCATTCGTGCGCGTGCAGCTGGAGAAGCACGACCAGCACGCCATCGGGGTGTTCGCCGAGAGCGTGGTGGAGTGGGATGAGGTGGTGGCCTGCCATGCGCTCACCGGCGACATGGACTACCTGCTGCACATCTACGTGCGCGACCTGGAGCACTTCTCCAGCTTCCTGCTGGACAAGCTGCTGAACGCGGCCGGGGTGGCCGACGTGAACTCCAGTTTCGTGCTGCGCACGGTGAAGGATTTCCGGGCGCTGCCGTTGTCGCAGCTGGAGTGA